The proteins below are encoded in one region of Flavobacterium sp. IMCC34852:
- the dnaA gene encoding chromosomal replication initiator protein DnaA translates to MSKTAQSVWENCLEFIKDNIQEQAFKTWFEPIKSVELTDNALYIQVPSKFFYEWLEEHYVKLLKVALTKELGKNAKLLYKIKMENTYGNKQPFTEQLPSAHRSPIKSQDVDAPFKNLNPELKNPFVIPGIRNLKIESQLNPNYSFDNFLEGDSNRLARSAGMAVANKPGGTSFNPLLIFGGVGLGKTHLAHAIGVEIKDKYPEKTVLYISAEVFTQQYIDSVKKNNRNDFIHFYQLIDVLIIDDVQFLSGKSGTQDVFFHIFNYLHQNGKQVILTSDKAPVDMQDIEQRLLSRFKWGLSAELHQPDYETRISILKNILYRDGVEMPEEIVEYVARNIKSNVRELEGAIISLIAQSSFNKKEVTLDLAKSVVEKFVKNVKREISIDYIQKVVSDYFQLDVDTLQSKTRKRHVVQARQLAMFFAKKFTKSSLANIGSQIGDRDHATVLHACKTVDNLVSTDKQFKKFVEDIHKKLSL, encoded by the coding sequence ATGAGCAAAACTGCGCAATCGGTATGGGAAAACTGTCTTGAGTTCATAAAAGACAATATTCAAGAACAAGCTTTCAAAACTTGGTTTGAACCGATTAAGTCAGTTGAACTCACCGACAACGCATTGTACATCCAAGTGCCTAGTAAATTTTTTTACGAATGGCTCGAAGAACATTACGTTAAATTATTGAAGGTAGCGTTAACCAAAGAACTCGGAAAAAACGCAAAGTTACTCTATAAAATCAAAATGGAAAACACTTACGGCAATAAACAACCGTTTACGGAACAATTGCCAAGTGCACACCGAAGCCCAATAAAATCTCAAGACGTTGATGCTCCGTTTAAAAACCTAAATCCTGAACTAAAGAATCCTTTCGTAATTCCGGGTATCAGAAATTTAAAAATCGAGTCTCAATTAAATCCTAATTACAGTTTCGACAATTTCCTGGAAGGTGATTCTAACCGTTTAGCGCGCTCTGCCGGTATGGCTGTAGCGAATAAACCGGGTGGAACTTCTTTTAACCCATTACTGATTTTTGGCGGTGTTGGTTTGGGGAAAACCCACTTAGCGCATGCTATTGGCGTTGAAATCAAAGATAAATATCCAGAAAAAACCGTGTTGTATATTTCTGCTGAAGTTTTCACGCAACAATACATTGACTCGGTTAAGAAAAATAACAGAAACGATTTTATTCATTTCTACCAATTAATCGATGTGTTGATTATTGACGACGTTCAATTCCTTTCCGGAAAATCAGGAACGCAGGATGTATTCTTCCACATTTTTAATTACTTACACCAAAATGGTAAACAAGTAATCCTAACTTCGGACAAAGCACCGGTTGACATGCAGGATATCGAACAACGTTTGTTGTCGCGTTTCAAATGGGGATTGTCTGCCGAGTTACACCAACCGGATTACGAAACCAGAATTTCTATCTTAAAAAATATACTATATCGCGACGGCGTTGAAATGCCCGAAGAGATAGTAGAATATGTTGCCAGAAATATCAAATCTAATGTAAGAGAATTAGAAGGCGCTATCATTTCCTTGATAGCCCAATCGTCTTTCAACAAAAAAGAAGTGACTTTGGATTTGGCCAAAAGTGTGGTAGAAAAATTCGTTAAGAATGTAAAACGCGAAATTTCTATAGATTACATCCAAAAAGTAGTTTCTGATTACTTCCAATTGGATGTAGATACTTTACAATCTAAAACCAGAAAACGTCACGTGGTTCAAGCCCGACAATTGGCGATGTTCTTTGCTAAGAAGTTTACCAAATCTTCTTTAGCTAACATTGGTTCTCAAATTGGTGACCGAGACCACGCTACTGTATTGCACGCTTGTAAAACCGTTGACAACTTGGTTTCTACTGACAAACAATTCAAAAAGTTTGTAGAAGATATTCACAAAAAATTATCGCTATAA
- a CDS encoding SAM-dependent methyltransferase, with protein sequence MNTTSLKGKLYLIPTTLGEMNPHDVLPQSIKRTIDFIDTYIVENEKTARKFIKSINPEKVQASLKLFALNKHTDISEHNAMIAPCLNGINVGLMSEAGCPGVADPGAVIVKLAHEKGIQVIPLVGPSSILLAMMASGMNGQSFAFNGYLPIDKSDKKLALKNFEKLSQDKNQSQLFIETPYRNNKLLEDILQALQPNTHLCIATDITLPTEFIKTLRVTDWKKTKVDLHNRPTIFIIHKM encoded by the coding sequence ATGAATACCACAAGCCTAAAAGGAAAACTTTATCTTATTCCGACCACTTTGGGCGAAATGAATCCTCATGATGTACTACCACAATCGATTAAAAGAACCATTGATTTCATAGACACTTATATCGTAGAAAACGAAAAAACCGCACGTAAATTTATCAAATCAATCAATCCGGAAAAGGTTCAGGCAAGTTTAAAATTATTCGCACTCAACAAACATACCGACATCTCCGAGCACAACGCCATGATTGCACCATGCTTAAACGGGATTAATGTCGGATTAATGAGCGAAGCCGGTTGCCCCGGAGTCGCTGATCCAGGAGCAGTGATTGTAAAGTTAGCGCATGAAAAAGGCATTCAAGTGATTCCTTTGGTTGGCCCATCTTCTATCCTATTGGCCATGATGGCTTCGGGTATGAACGGGCAGAGTTTTGCTTTTAACGGTTATTTGCCTATTGATAAAAGTGATAAAAAATTGGCCCTCAAAAACTTTGAAAAACTTTCACAAGATAAAAACCAATCTCAGCTTTTTATAGAAACACCTTATCGCAACAACAAGTTGTTAGAAGACATCCTGCAAGCGTTACAACCTAATACTCATTTGTGCATAGCAACTGATATTACTTTACCGACGGAGTTTATCAAAACATTGCGTGTGACTGATTGGAAAAAAACAAAGGTCGATTTACACAACCGACCTACTATTTTTATTATTCACAAAATGTAA
- a CDS encoding peptidoglycan-binding protein LysM — translation MIKKGIFYTSILLTVAFISSGFKPYNSPINFGFRVDENEKLLYVFPSQNSINYFSLDAPFKGRHFIGYKDAIAHKESQGKYKKINTLGYLGKYQFGVETLKSIGIHDSSTFLNNPKLQEKAFITLLSKNKYELRKYIKDFEGKVIDGVKITESGILAAAHLGGTGSVKRFLNSRGAKKCKDEYGTSVRTYLRDFGGFETHAIKAIKNAKVK, via the coding sequence ATGATAAAAAAAGGAATTTTTTACACATCAATCCTACTAACAGTAGCTTTCATAAGCTCGGGTTTTAAACCTTACAATTCCCCAATCAACTTCGGTTTTCGTGTTGATGAAAATGAAAAGCTTTTATACGTTTTTCCTTCTCAAAACAGCATCAATTATTTTAGCCTGGATGCACCATTCAAGGGCAGACATTTTATTGGTTACAAAGATGCCATAGCGCACAAAGAGTCACAGGGAAAATACAAAAAGATCAACACTCTAGGGTATTTAGGAAAATACCAATTTGGTGTAGAAACGTTAAAGTCAATCGGTATACACGACAGTTCAACTTTCTTGAACAATCCGAAACTACAAGAAAAAGCTTTTATCACCTTGCTTTCCAAAAACAAATACGAATTGAGAAAGTATATCAAAGACTTTGAAGGTAAAGTGATTGATGGCGTTAAAATTACCGAATCCGGTATTTTAGCAGCAGCACATTTGGGTGGAACCGGTTCGGTGAAACGTTTCTTGAATTCAAGAGGTGCCAAAAAGTGCAAAGATGAATACGGTACTTCGGTAAGAACTTATCTCAGAGATTTCGGCGGATTCGAGACACATGCTATCAAAGCCATCAAAAACGCTAAAGTAAAGTAA
- the ribD gene encoding bifunctional diaminohydroxyphosphoribosylaminopyrimidine deaminase/5-amino-6-(5-phosphoribosylamino)uracil reductase RibD: MKIEEFYINRCIQLAKNGLGNTYPNPLVGCVIVYDGKIIGEGWHRKAGEPHAEVNAVNSVKDQSLLAKSTIYVSLEPCSHFGKTPPCCDLIIKHKIPKVVIGTVDPNSKVAGTGIKRLMENGCQVTVGILEKECNELNKRFFTFHNKKRPYIILKWAESKDGFIAPFTKEKQEPVWISNVYSRQLVHKWRSEEQAILVGTQTVLDDNPKLDVRDWTGDNPIRIVLDRNGKITKDHFVKDGKTKTIVFTEQENLISGENIIFESVIFDKQLTQKIIGILYQYNIQSVIVEGGNKTLQTFIDDNLWDEARVFIGNIALDEGIKAPKWSGISKTTDYKGDQLKLFINHD; the protein is encoded by the coding sequence GTGAAGATAGAAGAATTTTACATAAATCGCTGTATTCAATTAGCTAAAAATGGCCTTGGCAATACTTATCCCAATCCGTTGGTAGGCTGTGTCATTGTTTATGACGGGAAAATCATCGGCGAAGGTTGGCACAGAAAAGCAGGCGAACCACATGCTGAAGTCAACGCAGTGAACTCGGTCAAAGACCAGTCACTTTTGGCCAAATCCACCATTTATGTATCACTTGAACCGTGTAGTCATTTTGGAAAAACACCGCCTTGTTGTGATTTAATTATTAAACATAAAATTCCGAAAGTAGTCATTGGAACCGTTGATCCCAACAGTAAAGTGGCCGGAACCGGAATCAAAAGGTTGATGGAAAATGGTTGCCAGGTTACCGTTGGCATTTTGGAAAAAGAATGTAACGAATTGAACAAACGGTTCTTCACCTTTCACAATAAAAAACGGCCTTATATTATTTTAAAATGGGCCGAAAGCAAGGACGGTTTTATCGCGCCGTTTACCAAAGAAAAACAAGAACCGGTCTGGATTTCCAATGTTTATTCCCGTCAGTTAGTCCACAAATGGCGTAGTGAAGAGCAAGCCATTTTGGTGGGAACACAAACGGTTTTAGACGACAATCCTAAATTGGATGTACGGGATTGGACAGGTGATAACCCAATCCGAATCGTTTTAGACAGAAACGGAAAAATCACGAAAGACCATTTTGTAAAAGACGGAAAAACAAAAACCATCGTCTTTACTGAACAAGAAAATTTAATCTCTGGCGAGAATATTATTTTTGAAAGTGTTATCTTTGATAAGCAACTAACCCAAAAAATAATCGGTATTTTATACCAATACAACATACAATCTGTGATTGTAGAAGGCGGAAATAAAACGCTGCAAACTTTTATAGACGACAATCTTTGGGATGAAGCTAGAGTTTTTATCGGAAATATTGCATTGGACGAAGGCATAAAAGCACCTAAATGGAGCGGGATTTCCAAAACAACTGATTATAAAGGCGACCAACTTAAACTTTTTATAAACCATGATTAA
- the hisS gene encoding histidine--tRNA ligase, translated as MAQKPSIPKGTRDFSPAEVSKRNYIISVMRHHFEHFGYQPIETPSFENSETLMGKYGEEGDRLIFKILNSGDYLDKVPATELQTINYKQLTGKISEKALRYDLTVPFARYVVQHQGEIEFPFKRYQIQPVWRADRPQKGRFREFYQCDADVVGSASLWQEVELVQLYDAVFVELGLHGVTIKINNRKILSGIAEVIGASDKLIDFTVALDKLDKIGEEGVKKEMIEKGISESALQKVQPLFSFTGTISEKLEKLSGLLSTSEEGKKGIEELRFICDNVTQLGLQKANLDLDVTLARGLNYYTGAIFEVAAPEGVAMGSIGGGGRYDDLTGIFGLKNMSGVGISFGLDRIYLVLEELNLFPPTVTNSTKVMFLNFGESQAFQAMKVITILRQNNIKAEMYPDAAKIDKQFKHAERRNIPFVVKEINGDSFILKNLKSGEQSEIDLLGILEKLA; from the coding sequence ATGGCACAAAAACCGAGTATTCCCAAAGGTACCAGAGATTTTTCTCCGGCTGAGGTTTCTAAACGCAATTATATTATCTCGGTGATGAGACATCATTTTGAGCATTTTGGTTACCAACCGATAGAAACACCTTCGTTTGAAAATTCCGAAACCTTGATGGGGAAATATGGGGAAGAAGGCGACCGCTTGATTTTTAAAATCTTGAATTCTGGCGATTATTTGGATAAAGTACCTGCTACAGAATTGCAAACTATAAACTACAAACAATTAACCGGAAAAATTTCCGAGAAAGCCTTACGCTACGACTTAACCGTTCCTTTTGCACGTTATGTGGTGCAACACCAAGGCGAAATAGAGTTTCCGTTTAAGCGCTACCAAATTCAGCCGGTTTGGCGTGCTGATAGACCACAAAAAGGAAGATTCAGAGAGTTTTACCAATGTGATGCCGATGTGGTTGGTTCTGCTTCATTATGGCAGGAAGTCGAGTTGGTACAGTTATATGATGCTGTTTTTGTTGAATTAGGCTTGCATGGTGTTACCATCAAAATTAATAACCGCAAAATACTTTCCGGGATTGCTGAGGTGATTGGCGCATCGGATAAATTGATTGACTTTACTGTGGCTTTGGACAAGCTCGACAAAATAGGAGAGGAAGGCGTCAAAAAAGAAATGATAGAAAAAGGCATTTCTGAAAGCGCTTTGCAAAAAGTACAGCCATTATTCAGTTTCACCGGAACAATTTCGGAAAAATTGGAAAAACTTTCAGGTTTACTTTCCACCTCGGAAGAAGGTAAAAAAGGAATAGAAGAGCTGCGTTTTATTTGTGACAACGTAACTCAATTGGGTCTGCAAAAAGCCAATTTGGATTTAGATGTGACTTTAGCCCGTGGATTGAATTATTATACCGGAGCCATTTTTGAAGTAGCGGCACCCGAAGGTGTAGCCATGGGTTCTATTGGTGGCGGCGGAAGATATGATGATTTGACCGGTATCTTCGGATTGAAAAACATGAGTGGTGTTGGGATTTCTTTTGGTTTAGACCGAATCTATTTGGTGCTCGAAGAACTGAACTTGTTTCCACCAACCGTTACCAATTCGACTAAAGTGATGTTTTTAAATTTTGGCGAAAGCCAAGCATTTCAGGCCATGAAGGTCATTACGATTTTACGTCAAAATAATATCAAGGCAGAAATGTATCCTGATGCAGCTAAAATTGACAAACAATTTAAACATGCCGAGCGAAGAAACATTCCGTTTGTGGTCAAAGAAATCAATGGTGATTCTTTTATTTTGAAGAACCTAAAATCCGGCGAACAATCGGAAATTGATCTATTGGGTATTTTAGAGAAATTAGCTTAA
- a CDS encoding acyl-CoA thioesterase, producing MKEHQIQVRVRYSETDQMSVVYHGNYVPYFEMGRVEWLRNKGISYKSLEESGIALPIVSMTINYKKPARYDDLLTVITKFKSQSSVKIEFDCEIRNEKDELLTTAHFILVFVDINLGKPIAPPQYILDIMKD from the coding sequence ATGAAAGAACACCAAATCCAAGTTAGAGTTCGCTACTCGGAAACCGATCAAATGAGTGTGGTTTATCACGGAAATTATGTGCCTTATTTTGAGATGGGACGCGTGGAATGGCTTAGAAACAAAGGGATTTCATATAAATCGCTTGAAGAAAGCGGAATTGCGCTGCCGATAGTTTCTATGACGATAAATTACAAAAAACCAGCACGTTATGATGACTTACTTACAGTGATTACCAAGTTTAAAAGTCAATCCTCGGTGAAGATAGAATTTGATTGCGAAATTCGCAATGAAAAGGATGAGTTATTAACAACTGCTCATTTTATATTGGTTTTTGTGGACATAAATTTGGGAAAACCTATTGCGCCGCCTCAATACATTTTAGACATCATGAAAGATTAG
- a CDS encoding ABC transporter permease, which produces MIGLLRENIKIALGSIRTQLLRTVLTVIIIAIGITALVGILTVVTAIEYNLNSSFASMGSNTFNINQYEFKNRRRGGEAEKVNPIITYTEAKTFKEKYHYPLTQTSLSFTATSAAEVKFENQKTDPEISVLGIDEFFLSNSGLEVTQGRSFNSFDISNNVYACIVGSDFVSEDGLLKDVNPIDKILTIRGAKFRVIGVLKEQGSTFGNSQDLRVMIPIQLARSMFSSPNVNYTMSMMVMKKEMLDEAVDNALITMRKVRKLNPVEENNFGISRSDDLLNRIADLTGFLSVSAWIIGIITILGSSIALMNIMIVSVTERTREIGVRKSLGAKKSTIAIQFFVETLTIGQIGGIFGIIFGILVGFLICLSADWDFVIPWGAMLAAFATSFVVALVSGLYPAIKASRLDPIEALRYE; this is translated from the coding sequence ATGATTGGATTATTAAGAGAAAATATAAAAATTGCATTGGGTTCTATTCGAACACAATTGCTCAGAACAGTATTAACGGTTATCATTATTGCCATAGGAATCACCGCTTTGGTTGGGATTCTTACCGTGGTAACTGCCATCGAATACAACCTGAATTCGAGTTTTGCCTCGATGGGTTCCAACACTTTCAATATCAATCAATACGAATTTAAAAACCGTCGCCGAGGTGGTGAAGCCGAAAAGGTCAATCCTATCATTACCTATACCGAAGCCAAAACTTTCAAAGAAAAATACCATTATCCTTTAACCCAAACCTCACTTTCCTTTACCGCTACTTCTGCGGCAGAAGTTAAATTTGAAAACCAAAAAACCGATCCCGAAATATCGGTTTTAGGGATAGATGAATTTTTTTTAAGCAATTCCGGTTTGGAAGTAACCCAAGGCAGAAGTTTCAACAGTTTTGATATTTCCAACAATGTTTACGCTTGTATTGTAGGTTCCGATTTTGTTTCAGAAGACGGTCTGCTCAAAGACGTGAATCCCATCGATAAAATCTTAACCATTCGCGGTGCTAAATTCAGAGTAATCGGCGTATTAAAAGAACAAGGTTCTACTTTTGGCAACAGCCAAGATTTAAGAGTAATGATTCCTATACAACTGGCACGTTCTATGTTTTCTTCTCCAAATGTAAATTATACCATGAGTATGATGGTGATGAAAAAAGAAATGCTAGACGAAGCTGTCGACAATGCTTTAATTACCATGCGAAAAGTGCGAAAACTCAATCCGGTAGAGGAAAATAATTTCGGAATTTCCAGAAGTGATGATTTGCTCAACAGAATTGCCGATTTAACCGGTTTCTTGAGTGTTTCTGCTTGGATTATAGGTATTATAACCATATTAGGTTCTTCTATCGCCTTAATGAATATCATGATTGTTTCGGTAACCGAAAGAACTCGTGAAATTGGTGTACGAAAATCATTGGGCGCCAAAAAAAGCACTATTGCCATTCAGTTTTTTGTAGAAACGCTAACCATCGGACAAATTGGCGGCATTTTTGGAATCATCTTCGGAATCCTGGTAGGGTTTTTAATTTGCCTTAGTGCCGATTGGGATTTTGTGATTCCGTGGGGCGCAATGCTTGCTGCGTTTGCCACAAGTTTTGTGGTAGCTTTAGTCTCCGGTCTGTATCCTGCCATCAAAGCTTCTCGATTGGATCCAATTGAAGCACTGCGTTATGAGTAA
- the prmC gene encoding peptide chain release factor N(5)-glutamine methyltransferase, with amino-acid sequence MLLKNYKTIFLHELSSLYDDKEIESFFYLIVEKLHGLKRIDLALQPETVIDGVHLKQWKNIVSELKIYKPIQYILGETEFYGLPFLVNENVLIPRPETEELVDLILSNNRITDLPNPLKILDIGTGSGCIPIALKKNLPNAEVYAIDVSEKALVTATKNAELNKAEVHFILKNILQTNDLEQQFDIIVSNPPYVRNLEKAEINPNVLEYEPHLALFVDDNDALLFYRKITELAKKNLNPNGKLYFEINQYLGKETVALIDSFGFKNVRLIKDIYGNDRIISTSL; translated from the coding sequence ATGTTGCTTAAAAACTACAAAACTATTTTTCTACACGAGCTTTCTTCTTTATATGATGATAAGGAAATCGAGAGTTTTTTTTATTTGATAGTAGAAAAGCTACATGGTTTGAAACGCATAGATTTAGCGCTGCAACCCGAAACAGTAATTGATGGAGTCCATCTGAAACAATGGAAAAATATAGTTTCTGAATTGAAAATTTATAAACCGATACAGTATATTTTGGGTGAAACCGAATTCTATGGCTTACCATTTTTGGTCAATGAAAACGTGCTGATTCCAAGACCGGAAACGGAAGAACTAGTCGACTTAATTTTATCAAATAACCGAATAACCGATTTGCCAAATCCACTCAAAATCCTAGACATTGGCACAGGAAGCGGTTGCATTCCGATTGCTTTGAAAAAGAATCTGCCCAATGCAGAAGTTTATGCGATTGATGTTTCCGAAAAAGCATTGGTCACAGCCACAAAAAATGCGGAATTGAATAAAGCTGAAGTTCATTTTATTCTGAAAAATATATTGCAAACAAACGATTTAGAGCAGCAATTCGACATCATTGTTTCCAATCCGCCTTATGTTCGGAATTTGGAAAAAGCGGAAATTAACCCGAATGTTTTAGAATATGAACCGCATTTGGCGTTGTTCGTAGACGACAATGATGCTTTACTTTTCTATAGAAAAATCACCGAGTTGGCAAAGAAAAATCTAAATCCGAATGGAAAACTGTACTTCGAAATCAATCAATATTTAGGCAAAGAAACCGTGGCATTGATTGATAGTTTTGGGTTCAAAAATGTTAGATTGATAAAAGACATCTATGGTAACGACCGAATAATTTCGACATCACTATAA
- a CDS encoding HAD family hydrolase, with product MINTIIFDFGDVFINLEKEKSIEEFKKLGLDGPNETLLAQNDLFEKGQITDVQFVESFQQFIPNASIEEITKAWNSVIGEFPLYRLEFLQLLSNKYRLFLLTNTDSIHINRFEHKVGMSFYSDFYRCFEKVYYSYEMGMRKPQPEIFTTIINKHDLSPKRTLFVDDKKENTDVAESLGLHVWNLQVGQEDVVNLFDQKHLPF from the coding sequence ATGATTAACACTATTATTTTTGATTTTGGCGATGTCTTTATCAACCTTGAAAAAGAAAAATCGATTGAAGAGTTTAAAAAGTTAGGCCTTGACGGTCCGAATGAAACCTTATTGGCGCAAAATGATTTGTTTGAAAAAGGTCAAATTACCGATGTGCAATTCGTGGAGAGTTTTCAACAATTTATTCCAAATGCTTCTATTGAAGAAATCACCAAAGCCTGGAATTCGGTCATTGGTGAGTTTCCTTTGTACCGTTTAGAATTTTTACAATTGTTATCCAATAAATACCGCTTATTTCTGTTAACCAATACTGATTCCATCCATATCAATCGTTTTGAACACAAAGTCGGCATGTCATTCTACTCCGATTTTTACCGTTGCTTTGAAAAAGTGTATTACTCTTATGAAATGGGTATGCGAAAACCACAGCCTGAAATTTTTACCACCATCATCAACAAACACGATTTATCACCCAAACGAACTTTATTTGTGGATGACAAAAAAGAAAACACCGATGTAGCGGAAAGTCTAGGATTGCATGTTTGGAATTTACAGGTTGGACAAGAAGATGTGGTGAATTTGTTTGATCAAAAACACTTGCCGTTTTAA
- a CDS encoding GNAT family N-acetyltransferase produces MQIREIQKEDNQSIAAVIREVFISDNFPKTGTAFADVQLDFMFEAYDQPRATYFVVEMDGKIVGGAGVSQLENSTENICELQKMYFLQEARGKGIGLELIQKCMDKAIAFGYEKCYLETLPEMLAAQSLYKKMGFEYLCAPLGNTGHTTCPVWMIKSLNSK; encoded by the coding sequence ATGCAAATCAGGGAAATCCAAAAAGAAGACAATCAGTCAATTGCTGCAGTAATTAGGGAAGTTTTTATTTCCGATAATTTTCCTAAAACCGGAACTGCTTTTGCCGATGTACAGTTGGATTTTATGTTTGAAGCTTATGACCAACCACGGGCAACTTATTTTGTGGTGGAAATGGATGGTAAAATTGTTGGCGGTGCCGGTGTAAGTCAATTGGAAAACTCGACCGAGAATATCTGCGAATTGCAAAAAATGTATTTTTTACAAGAGGCCAGAGGTAAAGGAATAGGTTTAGAATTAATTCAAAAATGTATGGATAAAGCAATCGCCTTTGGTTATGAAAAATGCTACCTTGAGACTTTACCCGAAATGTTAGCCGCCCAAAGTTTGTACAAAAAAATGGGTTTTGAATACCTCTGCGCACCTTTGGGTAATACCGGTCATACGACTTGTCCGGTTTGGATGATTAAGAGTTTAAATTCCAAATAA
- a CDS encoding low molecular weight protein-tyrosine-phosphatase, with product MPVKILMVCLGNICRSPLAEGILASKLPQDKFIVDSAGTGNYHIGKQPDQRSILVAQKNGLDITKQKGRQFTSKDFEEFDYIYVMDSSNYDNVIDLAKTEAQKEKVEMILNHLFPGENVDVPDPYYGLQNGFDMVYEMLDETCDILAKKLIEKHP from the coding sequence ATGCCCGTCAAAATTTTAATGGTTTGTTTAGGAAATATTTGCCGATCTCCATTGGCAGAAGGAATATTGGCGTCCAAACTTCCACAAGATAAATTTATCGTTGATTCCGCCGGAACCGGTAATTACCACATTGGCAAACAACCCGACCAACGTTCTATTTTGGTAGCCCAAAAAAACGGTTTAGACATCACCAAACAAAAAGGAAGGCAGTTTACTTCAAAAGATTTTGAAGAATTCGATTATATCTATGTGATGGACAGTTCGAATTATGATAATGTCATTGACTTAGCCAAAACTGAAGCCCAAAAAGAAAAAGTCGAGATGATATTAAACCATTTATTTCCCGGTGAAAATGTAGATGTTCCCGATCCGTATTACGGTTTGCAAAACGGCTTCGATATGGTCTATGAAATGTTGGATGAAACCTGCGATATTTTGGCCAAAAAACTGATTGAAAAACACCCATGA
- a CDS encoding IMPACT family protein — translation MKDTYNTIAAPSPEILYKEKNSKFFGYAFPVSNEDEIKTHLDQLRKQHHGAVHFCYAFQLGTDKIQYRANDDGEPSNSAGMPIYGQIQSFSVTNILVVVVRFFGGVKLGVGGLISAYRTAAQMALEECEIIEKTIDIHFLISFDYKNMNKVMRVIKEKNLDIINQKMNESCQIEIATRKKNAENIVDIFSNLFEIEIQKI, via the coding sequence TTGAAAGACACCTATAATACAATTGCTGCGCCTTCACCGGAAATTTTATACAAAGAAAAAAACAGCAAGTTCTTTGGGTATGCTTTTCCGGTAAGTAATGAAGACGAAATCAAAACCCATTTAGACCAACTCCGGAAGCAACATCACGGTGCCGTTCACTTTTGCTATGCTTTTCAATTGGGCACAGATAAAATACAATATCGTGCCAATGATGACGGCGAACCCAGCAATTCAGCCGGCATGCCTATTTACGGGCAAATTCAATCCTTTAGTGTCACCAATATATTGGTAGTGGTTGTTCGATTTTTTGGTGGTGTCAAACTTGGGGTTGGCGGATTGATTTCTGCCTACCGAACCGCCGCTCAAATGGCATTGGAAGAATGTGAAATCATCGAAAAAACCATTGATATCCATTTCCTGATTTCCTTTGATTATAAAAATATGAACAAAGTCATGAGAGTCATCAAAGAAAAAAACCTAGACATTATCAATCAAAAAATGAACGAAAGTTGCCAAATTGAAATCGCCACCCGAAAAAAAAATGCCGAAAACATAGTCGACATTTTTAGTAATTTATTTGAAATTGAAATTCAAAAAATCTAA